From Longimicrobiales bacterium, one genomic window encodes:
- a CDS encoding ABC transporter permease subunit — protein MTLFRYEIKRLIRDTRTVLIAIVAPLVLIPGMIFVMRAVERSEERRLDDTVYEYAVTGDEAEWGRAVLAAALEREANDPDTTTGAVRFEERADADADSLLGAGAIHVVVEALSPETYERIRAEEAAEADTETESELSLPTLRLRHRGQSDFSRNAAERLGNRMAEVRSELRDSVYRAGGFPVAIQQVAAVTTENTASAQREGGALLGLALTPFLLFLMLSGGSIMAVDTISGEKERGTLETLLTTAAARSDIVKAKMMGIIAVGISVAAINILNLLLYLVLGVVELPERFVIALSPMDPLLILILFLPLTVLVASALLLLSGYAKSYKEYQLYLFPLLFVFLVPSLVAMLPGMDLRSAIVLFPIAGIGVAVREIMIGEYDWTFLMLAFASTGGAAWWGARLTERTLSMERLISASDLDEADLTGGPALFPRHVLRWFGVMWVTFLVVSLWFGEALGVRGQIVVNILIIMFGGSLLMIRLYGLDAKTVFAFRTVHPAVWLAVLIGIPSGYIVGIGLSGLVNTYLFPVPQNVLEAFGESLLGDDMPLWQLVIMLTVIPGIFEELTFRGALLHGLRKTFGPVAVCLVAGAIFGLFHVSLFRILPTAYLGVLFAAVVLMTGSIFPAMLWHFGNNFIALVPLQLGWVTGETPVPWWAYAAGLAGLVVTFSIVWTVRTPYPDLKEKRPKEFL, from the coding sequence CGGTCCTGGCAGCCGCTCTCGAACGCGAAGCCAACGATCCGGACACGACGACGGGCGCGGTCCGTTTCGAGGAACGCGCCGACGCCGACGCCGACTCCTTGCTGGGCGCCGGGGCGATCCACGTCGTTGTCGAGGCTCTGTCGCCGGAGACCTACGAACGTATCCGCGCGGAAGAGGCTGCCGAGGCCGACACGGAGACCGAGTCCGAACTCTCGCTCCCCACCCTGCGCCTGAGACATCGCGGACAAAGTGACTTCTCGCGCAACGCGGCGGAACGCCTTGGCAACCGCATGGCCGAGGTCCGCTCGGAGCTGCGAGACAGCGTGTACCGGGCCGGTGGATTTCCGGTCGCCATTCAGCAGGTCGCGGCCGTCACGACGGAGAACACCGCGAGCGCGCAACGCGAGGGAGGAGCCCTCCTGGGTCTCGCACTCACGCCCTTCCTGCTGTTCCTGATGCTCAGCGGCGGCTCAATCATGGCGGTCGACACGATCAGCGGGGAGAAGGAGCGCGGAACGCTGGAGACGCTACTGACGACCGCAGCGGCCCGATCCGACATCGTGAAAGCGAAAATGATGGGCATCATTGCGGTGGGAATCTCGGTGGCAGCCATCAATATCCTCAACCTGCTCCTCTATCTGGTACTCGGAGTCGTCGAATTGCCCGAGCGTTTTGTGATCGCGCTTTCGCCGATGGACCCCCTGCTGATCCTGATTCTCTTCCTGCCACTCACGGTCCTCGTGGCGAGCGCCCTGTTGCTGCTGTCGGGCTACGCGAAGAGCTACAAGGAATACCAGCTCTACCTGTTCCCGCTCCTCTTCGTTTTCTTGGTGCCTTCGCTGGTCGCGATGCTGCCAGGCATGGACTTGCGATCGGCGATCGTCCTGTTCCCGATTGCGGGCATCGGGGTGGCCGTGCGGGAGATCATGATCGGTGAGTACGACTGGACGTTCCTGATGCTCGCGTTCGCGTCGACGGGTGGGGCGGCATGGTGGGGAGCTCGCCTCACCGAGCGCACCCTGTCCATGGAACGTCTGATCTCGGCTTCGGATCTGGATGAAGCCGACCTGACGGGCGGCCCCGCTCTTTTTCCGCGCCACGTCCTGCGCTGGTTCGGTGTGATGTGGGTCACATTCCTCGTCGTTTCCCTCTGGTTCGGTGAGGCGCTCGGCGTCCGAGGTCAGATCGTCGTGAACATCCTGATCATCATGTTCGGCGGCTCACTCCTGATGATCCGACTGTACGGGCTAGATGCGAAGACAGTGTTCGCGTTCAGGACCGTGCACCCGGCCGTGTGGCTGGCCGTACTGATCGGGATCCCCTCCGGATACATCGTCGGCATCGGTCTCAGCGGACTAGTGAACACCTACCTCTTCCCCGTTCCGCAAAACGTCCTCGAAGCGTTTGGAGAGTCCCTCCTTGGTGACGACATGCCGCTCTGGCAACTCGTCATTATGTTGACCGTCATCCCAGGTATTTTCGAAGAACTCACCTTCCGCGGCGCACTCCTGCACGGACTCCGGAAGACCTTTGGCCCGGTCGCCGTTTGCCTCGTCGCGGGAGCCATATTCGGGCTCTTCCACGTTTCCCTCTTCCGGATCCTCCCGACCGCCTACCTCGGTGTGCTCTTCGCCGCGGTCGTGCTCATGACCGGCTCGATCTTCCCCGCCATGCTCTGGCATTTCGGAAACAACTTCATCGCCTTGGTGCCCCTCCAGTTGGGATGGGTCACCGGGGAAACGCCGGTCCCGTGGTGGGCCTACGCTGCCGGACTGGCAGGCCTCGTGGTCACCTTCTCGATCGTCTGGACCGTCCGGACGCCCTACCCGGACCTCAAAGAAAAGAGGCCCAAAGAGTTTTTGTGA